A genomic window from Prunus persica cultivar Lovell chromosome G2, Prunus_persica_NCBIv2, whole genome shotgun sequence includes:
- the LOC18785476 gene encoding uncharacterized protein LOC18785476, with translation MGFSSKEEKSKRVLRGVKTLFFLITMLISLLLFSAPLLLVIADTLLPSAILSASSSSSLISLEALSSHFTNYDFRYSLVDIPLISIIRSAVIFCVYSFCDGPRLSHGPYLGITTMCSLLSLVFVSLKASYVFGASGVERAEYVRATEVALFICSLVLAVGHIVVAYRTSCRERRKLWVYKIDIEAVSACKNGFPRYQKLLQEERVK, from the exons ATGGGGTTTTCatcaaaagaagagaaatcgAAAAGGGTGTTGAGGGGTGTAAAGACACTGTTTTTCTTAATCACCATGTTGATTTCTCTGCTTCTGTTTTCGGCTCCGCTTCTTCTTGTTATTGCTGATACTCTTCTCCCTTCGGCTATTCTATccgcctcttcttcttcttctttgatctCTTTGGAAGCTCTCTCTTCCCATTTCACTAACTACGACTTTCGGTACTCTCTTGTTGATATTCCGCTCATCTCCATTATAAGATCAGCTGTCATATTCT GCGTTTACAGCTTCTGTGACGGGCCAAGGCTTTCACATGGACCGTATTTGGGGATCACAACCATGTGTTCTCTGCTATCTCTGGTGTTTGTTTCATTGAAGGCTTCTTATGTGTTTGGTGCTTCTGGTGTGGAAAGAGCAGAGTATGTAAGAGCAACCGAAGTAGCTTTGTTCATCTGCTCACTGGTTTTGGCTGTTGGGCATATTGTTGTGGCATATAGAACAAGTTGCAGAGAAAGAAGGAAGCTTTGGGTTTACAAAATTGACATTGAAGCT GTTTCAGCTTGCAAAAATGGGTTCCCTAGATATCAGAAGCTTCTTCAAGAAGAAAGAGTGAAGTGA